DNA from Temnothorax longispinosus isolate EJ_2023e unplaced genomic scaffold, Tlon_JGU_v1 HiC_scaffold_32, whole genome shotgun sequence:
TTTCTTAAGACATGATTAAGAAGTGATATTTATGTACATCTACTGCGTAAAGAGCTGAATTTTACTTACCTAAAGTTATATCGACTTCTTGCCACAATTCTGAAGTTACTTTAAAACCCCTTCTGGCATACGGAATTGATGTGTTCCATAACGGCTCTCGGCAAAAAACTTCTCCAATGAGAAGTTCCCGACTATCTGCAGCTTGGCTTGAGTAATGTGAATTTTCTCCTTCACTGTCCGCGTTTAGTGTACATACACTATAATGCTGTTGGGCAGCTGCACTGCCTTCTATGACTGTATCACAGTTGTCGCAAATCCGTAATAGGTGAACGGATAGTGAACGCAAAGTCCATCtatatatttgtatctatCGCGTGAATATACATAGCATGATGTTAACATtgtaaagcggggagcacacacttctgcacaacgcataatgcgtaagcataagaaaattgattggtctatttccttatgcacatgtgtatggaccaatcaattttcttatgcttacgcattatgcgttatgcagaagtgtgtgctctcCGCTTAACTGGGAATCCAGATAAACTTGCATAAgtgcataagcatatgcataagagaatggattggtctattttcctTATGCACAAGTTTAtggaccaatcagttttcttatgcatAACACATAAacatatgcataaaaaaattgattgattcATACActtgtatataaagaaaatagaccaaaaataaatttctcgaaCAAAAGTTcttttatgtaatacattCTTTGTGTCCTAAGCGTATCATTGtatggttatatttatataaggcATTTGATTATACTTTCAGTACaatgtcatttattattaatctctcTAGATTGTGAATAAATAATCTGCCAAAAATCATGCACCGTACATGGCGTTGCAAATGAAAAGTATTATAACAACTATAATGAAGTAAATTTGTTGAAAAGACCAGTCCCCGCAAGTGCGGAACGCGCTCGAATATTCCCGAAATAATATTCGTTGCGAATTGACGATTGAAAGGTGAAAGCAAGCGTTAGGAATATTCGAGAAGCGCTCGATTTGCTCCAAAACGAGTTTATTTGCCTTCCTCCCGgtttttttggtgtttttgcTCGCGCCCGGACCGCCGGTGTACATCGCGTGATCGCTCGTACTGCGACCAATAGTCTGGTCGCTCGACGATTTGGAGCCAATCAGCGTTTCTCACGTCTCGAAATTTCCTCGCGGAAAAGTTCGGAGCTCCGGCCGCGATCGCTTCGCTTGCTCCGGCCGGGAGCTCAGTGAGCCTTGAGAAACCATCGAGAGCGACACGTCGAGCGCAAgcttattgtaaaataaagtgaGAGTCTATCAAACGACGCCTCAGTTAATTTTTGAACTTCCTCTCCTCGTTCGCGGAGTGACTACCCGATCGGGAGATAGCGTTCCGACGCGTAAAGTGCGGACCGGCAAATTCGATTCGATGCAAACAGAATTATTAGGTTAGGCAACCGTATAttggtaataatttattacaaatatcatttggataataatattaaaattgtataatcattatcatgtaacaaaataaatcaatttttaacttaCGAATGACGCTTCAGTATCCGTGTACCGCTGAGACATCGTGAGATTGGGAAATTTCGTACTTTGGTGAATGCCACAACGTAAGCAAAAGTCTAGCAAACAGACGTCGCGTCGTGCAAGATCTCGCGTCGaaaatgacgtcataaaataaaacgttttgattggataattcatgacgcggcgtcgtgacgcgacgcgcgacgcgtacaGTGGGAACGCACCAATAATCCAAAATCTTTCGCGTATGTGGTTCATAATGATTTGCGTTCCCGCATGGCCCATGGATTTGTGAGTTTCTCTTActaacatataaattatatcataattgCTATCTAACAGAACGGGACATAAGAAGTGAAGCTCATCAATTTGATTCGAAATCTTAGTTTATAAACCGTCTTTGTTTTTCATCAtcttgaaagaaaataatttttctttagttgCGGTTGAAAACATCTGATCTTGCAgatatttaagtaatttagTTTCTGCCGTCTTTATTTCCGTAAAAGTTAAGCGTAATTCTTTTCGCTCTTTTTCAGATAAATACggtgttttaaataattcacgcGTTACATAATCATCGCTTTTTactcattttcttttatcgatTTCCTTTTTGCAATTCGTGAAAAATCTATTTGTCCATGCCAAGAACCGTATTAGTTTATaataagacaaaaaataatcACTGAATTTAAATGTAGAAGTTTTCGCGATAACAGTGTGTACTTGAAATCGCAAGGTGAACCTTCCGTTTCATCGTCGGGTTCCGGTCGAAGCGCGCAAGTGTTCCAGGAGCCGACGGACGTATACCCGGCGGACGAGCCGGACCGGGGCATGACAGACACACCGCGAGCGGCCAGCGTTGCGGCCAATGAGGAGGTGAGGGACGCGAGTTTCGAGAGCGTCGAGATCGGGGAGCTACTACAGCAAATTCCCAAGGGGGTAGCCCAAGCTATCGTCGAAGGCGAGGCGAAACAGCCCGCTGGACGCGAAGCGACACcggaggacgacgacgagccGCCGATGAGCCAATCCCAGGTGGAGAGACGGCTGGACGAGTCGAAGCCACGGGACAGCCAATAGGGAAGCGCGGAGACAAAGACCCGTGCGATACTTAccctttacattttttattacattttattatattttatatcatttttaaccCATTAACCTATTAATTAACCAAAGACCGCGAAGTTAAGTAGCGAGACACAAATGCCAATTGAGCAAGTTAGATTTTACGtgttttgatatattattttagtttgaCAAGCCAAAGAGCGAGATTTAGAGGAgagagatttattttattttatattgcgaaACGCATGTATGCATAACCACGactttattattagaatacaCTTAAAACCTTTGTAAAACACACGAGAACATCGTATTACACATACACCAATCCTACCAATCCCAAAACCTTTGAAAAGTCGAGTAAAAGTTAGAGTCATTGATGGGCCAATCAGAGCCCAGAGTTCAATCGGAGATGGATCCTGAAAGGATCActtcgttaatattaacagcactttttctattgttttctattttgattttatacagCTTATACGCGATCTACTCGATTACAGCGAAGCCATGAAGTTGAAAGAGTACATCGTCGTAaccctaataatatttattcctgTCATAATGACATTCCCAGACATTCCTACGATCCTAACTATTTTCATACTATACACactatacattttattgttgaGTCTCGAGATCGAGCCACGATTGGTTCCCGAGGAGCCATGAACCGATTTACACACATTTGTACGCATAGCGACGTCTGAACGACGAAAGGACCAATAGGGTTCgagtaaacatattttaacgttaattttgcagttttgaacatttttaaccACTTCGACGAAATGTCGACACGCGAAGACCAATGGGACGCATCCcggtatattttattaagaatcgCGTTAGTTTCATTAGATTTATTAGTTTTGAGCATTCTCGACACAGCGATAGCCAATAGGAACGATTCCTGGCAGTTTGACATAATTTTCCACAGTTTcagattattttatgattttgcgAGGCTCACGGCCAATGAGAGCGCGAGGCGCAACCTTTTTCGATAAGCGCGACGAATCGACCAATAGGAAGCGAGCGTAGCTCCGCGAAGCGAGACAATGTCGTGAAGCGCGAATTTGCAttgtataacttttattttatgttttcccTGTCGAGACAAGTACTATTAATCGTATCTTATGCAATATTATGCAtcattacttattttatatacttaccgTTCGGATACTCACCGACGACGATTTCCAATCCATTGATTGGGCGAGACGATCCCGCGAAGACCCGGTacctgaaagaaaaggagaattaataaaattgattttaatacaAAGATTACCTGGTTGTAATGGGGAACGTCAAAGAGACCATTTTCGGTCACTCGGAAAACGTTCCGAGTGACTTGCCGCGAACTTGCACATCGTGCAAATTGCGACGGCTGGCATTGGTTGCCGCATCGCCGAGACCGAAGCGAGAGCCCTTGTCCGCCGTCCAATCCCGTTTCAGTATCTCAGTCAGAATCGAGCTGAGCCAATGAGATCGGCTCAGCGCACGGGTAAGGATAACACGGATCGTGTCCACGGATCGCTCGTCACCAAGCGATGCGATTGGCCAATAGGAAACTGCGCGCGATTACATCATGTTCGCGCGTAAAAGCGAGGCTCTACGCCTGCGCAAGCATCAAGGAGGGGGAACTCGACCCGTTCCTCCCGGACAGTCCACGGTAGGATATCGAGGCATTAACACGTTATATCGGTTACGCGACAAAACTCGATTCAGTGCGTCTTATCCCGTAATCGCCTACGATAAGCGCGAATAATTAGTGCGAATATTAACCGGCACATACAGGGACAGTCTACTGTTGAATTTCGAGGCGTCAACACGATTCTCGGTTGCACGCGATAAAACTCGATTCCGTATTCTTATCCCGTTGCCGTATACGATAGTTACGTGAACAACAACCACGCGATAACGGTTATTAACCGCATAAAGCTCTTAGCGACGGTGAATCAGAGTTCGTTAACAATCGACGCAGGTCAGTGCGCGATAGAACCTGTCCGTTCGTGTACGGAGATACTGtaactttgaaattattaaattgttatttgtttataataaacaaagacTCATTATTCGCGACCCCAGTAAATATCCTCTCCGAATATCCGTATATTACATGCGCTTAACAAGGGCGTGGCCGACGGCCTTGAACACGTCCGCGTCGTAAGAAACGGCAGCCATTACGCTGAAAGGAAGGACGGGGCAACGCATATCATCCAGGTTTCTGTATTCACCCAggaaaatacagtggcgaccgtaattacagcccaagtagtaagtggctattaattaaattttaacaacatcAATCGTAGATCCGGTTACATACTAAAgccgattttttaatttcgctcTCTATTTCTTCTTCAATAAAATCACCCTTTACCTTGAGCCATTCTGCTTCTGATTTATAAAGCCACGGAGGACCTAACCACCACTCGGATTGTACTAGTTGCGCGGGACTACAGCCACGCGAAGGAAGATTCGCGGGATTTAAATCTCCGGGTACATATTTTCATTCGTTCTGTTTACTATGTTTGCGTATCTCTTTTATTCTATTCCAGACAAACGTCCCCCACTGCATGTCGCGTTTAATCCACGCCAATCCTGTCAACGAGTCGCACCAAAACGTTTTCTTAGAGATCTTTTGCTTTAACAATTTAGCTACAGAAAGTGTGAGCCTGACGGCTATTGCGGCGGCCATCATATCGAGTCGAGAAATTGTTGCCTTTTCGGGTGCTATGCGAGATCTAGCACTTAAAAGTGTGACGTTTACCGCGTCTCTATACTCAATTTTCGCAAAAACCGCCGCAGCATAAGCTGAGCGGCTCGCGTCACAAAACGTATGTAACGTTGTGACCGAACAAGCGGTCTAATATTATGACAAACTCACTTTGAGTTGAAATAACGGTCACCACTACGTTTAACGCATGAACGTAGAACGTATGAGAACCAACGATGTAATCGATGGCCACGTTACTTCCTTCCTTTCTGTCTATCTCCAAGATGTCTCCAAAATGTCCGCTGCTCAGCTTTGTGCGTCGTGAAAGACAACGTCCTCGGCCAAGGTCATGCACTAACACTCGGTTCGCGAACAATTTATCAAGGATTAAGATAAAGCTTATtccgaataattatttcttacttgttttgatttaacaaaaacaagaataaataTCTTCATTGTAAAAGTATCGGAAATGGTAAACTGGTAACGGGTGTTGCCCGGGTACAATCTTGAACATTTCAATTATTAGTTGAtattgtgttaaattattcgtAAAATGAACGATGTGTTAAGACTTAGTAACAGTAATCGCGTGTCGCGAAACTTGTCTTTCCATATACGTATGATACGATTCTCGAATAacgatatctatatatataagtcacgtctgtctgtctgtctgtctgtctgtacgcgaactactcattcgttagtggaccgaatttttaccaaaagtatatgaaacaggggtagaattttccggggagtgctataaagtgtataatttttcgttaccgatctttttgaaagccggttacaaaattatttcaatttttcggaaattaattgaccaaatcttaaaaaattatatgaagtaggggtagaatttcccggggattgccataaagtgtataatttttcgttaccgatttttggggaaattggtatcagaaaattttccaatttttcggaaattaattgaccgaatctcaaacaattgtatatgaaatagaggtagaattttctggggagtgatataaagtgtattattttttgttaccgatctttttggaaactggttacaaaatttatccaatttctcggaaaataattgaatcttaaagaattacatatgaaataaaggtagaattttcccgggattgctataaaatgtataattttttgttaccgatttttttggaaaccggttacaaattttttgaaatttttcgggaattaattgaccaaatcttaaagaattatatatgaaatagcagtcgtgtcaaaatttttttaattgttggaggataagttattttttattaatggataatttttcattaatgaattgattttcttgaaaccggttacgaagtttttccaatttttctaaaaaggttttcgatttttgtttaaaaaaatgtaggtacgtgattgttctaatttcctcaaattttgagatattagctaaatttttttaaagataattttttgttactttcttaaaaacaatgcccaaatttttctaatttttcggggatggcgaagatgtgtataatttttcataatcaattttttgaaaaccggtttcaaaattttctaatttttttaggatggctacgatgagtttatagaaaaattgctaataataaaaaggtttccgatttctgctccaatttccgtaaattttgagatatcaagctaaattttttttatggataatttttatagataatttttcgttaccgatttttgtgaaaaccggttacaaaatttttcaaatttctcgggagttaattgatcgaatttcaaagaattgtatatgaaataaaggtagaatttcctggggtttgctataaagtgtataattttttgttaccgatttttttgggaaccggttacaaaatttttccaatttttcgggaattaattaaccaaatcttaaagaattatatatgaaataggagtcaaaatttttttaatttttggaggatgtttatttttttattaatggataatttttcattaagaattgattttcttgaaaccagtgccaaatttttctaagttttcgatgatttcgaaaaaaaaaataaaatagaagaaaataaaagagagttaaTAATGGTGGATCAACGGAGGGTAAAAACGCGCGAGGCacaagcaaaaataaaatttaaagactttaatataagggattacatttttgaaatatttgacaatatgctaatctgcatctattatattatctattattttttatttaaaaaaaaaaattcaaaaagatgtaggttagagtttgaggagaaagaatatcaaaggtgctcctaattaatgagtgagtttggggaaaggggaatagattttgagcccgcgcgaagcgcgggcgaaaaatctagttcTATATAACGTCCGCACTCCTTGAAGGTTCGTCGAAGAAAGACCTCTACGTACGTCCGCACGCTACGCTGGTCGCTCGAAGAAAGACCACGAAGTCCCCCCGGAATCTCCCTTCTTTCGCTTCAGGCATGCGCAACCGGCGCCTGGTAGAACACGCCTCGCAAATCTGGCAtgccccccccctctctctctctctctttattatatagttgtCTTTCTCGCTCTTACCTTTTGACGTAAACAAGTTTATCCTTGATCAAAACATGCTAACGGGAAAATTCCTGAATCCTGgcaaaatattacgaaaacTTTGAAAtctaaaatgcaaaatatttaataaattgagaaTGACAACTACATGATCCACTTTTCTTGTACTTTTACAGTAATtcttaaatctaaataaaatattcctgTGATTAACgatctattaatattataattaatcacgcaccctaatcataaaaaaatcatgcgtgtggtcgccacgcgcgttagaagtgaaacttctgaaggcaaggctttgccataacttttctgaaattaatacaaaaacaatgcaccggaattagtcactccaagccgcccgcaactcgaaaatatagtgttatacgcagttctcactatatccgtcttgccgtacgcctgatcgaattttcgtgacgcgttttcgagtcgcaaaatcgaatttacttaccgatccaaaaggagtttcactttgtacgcctgttggtcgaattttcgtgacactatttcgtgacgttttttcgtgtcgcacaatcgaacttactaccgtaccaattaaaaaagtttcatttcgtacgccaattggtcgaaaattttcgttgcactttttgtgtcgcataatcgaacttactaccgtgccagaagaagaaccgtctcgccaacgccgtacgcctattgatcgaattttcgtcaCATTTTCcatgtcgcacaatcgaacttactaccgtaccaaaaaagtttcatttcgtacgcctattggtcgaattttcgttacattttccgtgtcgcacaatcaaacttactaccgtaccaaaaaagtttcatttcgtacgcctattggtcgaattttcgttacactttccgtgtcgcacaatcgaacttactaccgtaccaaagaagtttcatttcgtacgcctattggtcgaattttcgttacactttccgtgtcgcataatcgaacttactaccgtgccagaagaagaaccgtctcgccaacgccgtacgcctattgatcgaattttcgtcaCATTTTCcatgtcgcacaatcgaacttactaccgtaccaaaaaagtttcatttcgtacgcctattggtcgaattttcgttacattttccgtgtcgcacaatcaaacttactaccgtaccaaagaagtttcatttcgtacgcctattggtcgaattttcgttacactttccgtgtcgcacaatcgaacttactaccgtaccaaagaagtttcatttcgtacgcctattgaattttcgttacactttccgtgtcgcataatcgaacttactaccgtgccagaagaagaaccatctcgccaacgccgtaggcctattggtcaaattttcgttacactatttgtgtcgcacaatcgaacttactaccgtaccaaagatgTTTCactttcgttacactttttcgtgtcgcgaatcgaattcactaccgtgcctaaagaagtttcacttcaaaaatattatttacgttAATGCAACTGCGTTAAtctatcaaatattattaatcacaattgttttatttaagtCCCTGCTTATTACATAGTTTGTAACGCATTGCAATCAATCTCAAGATTTTAATTCGCTTCCTTTTactaattctctttttatcttcAGGTACGCCGTCTCGCCACTGGATATCACAGGAATCTGTGAAAATCTACTCCCGAAAAAGGGAACACCTACTCGCCCACGACATTTTCCAGAACCGCGGGCACTCACAGTCAagccgtcttacggcacaCACTCATCGTcacaccgccgcgccgcgccgtaagGCACTCATCGCTAAGAGGTCTCGGGGTACACGTCTACGGCACGTGCCGACTCGAACCTCCGGAAAGCCACTCGATCCTCCTGGAGTGTGAATTTCTCCTGCTCTCTTACTTATCTGCTTGCTGCCTCGCTTTGCTTGCCGCTTTGCTCACGGCTTGCTGCCTCGCTTTGCTTGCTGCCTTGCTTTGCCTGCCTGCTGCCTTGCTTGCTTGCGGCCGCCTGCCTGCTGTTCTGCTTGCTTGCTGCACGTGCCTGCCGAGGAAGGAAGACATCCCTCCGGGAGACGGCCGACcgaacggtgagtcgctttcGCTTATTCGTTTTATCATTAGTCGTGAGGGGATTTTAACTACTCCCTTCTGgcacagtatatacagtagcgcaactctTCCGATTTCAGCGTGGATGAAAATGAACTGCACATGCGCGTGCAAGGTATGTAACCAATCAGAGCACTGATATTCTGTCTCACTTCTGCTCACTTCCTCTCTGTATTTTCGCTCTCTGTCAGCACCGTTGAGATGCTACATGCAGGACATTTAAATGGCCGTTCAGTAGAAAGTGGCGGCAACGGACATCTGATGTGATCTGatgcgagaaataataaagtgaTGAGGTGGTGAAGTGATAAGTCCTCAGTGAATAGTGTACAGGTGTTTAGTAAACGGTGCAAGAAAACCgagaacaaattattttccttaCGGAGAATAGTTAATCTGTACAAAAATTGTACAGATTCTCGATTCTCTTGTAAAGGAAAACCACTTTTGTCTTAGCTTTGTTGCAGGTATTTGTGAAGAAATCTTGAGGGAAAATCTGGAAGAAAAAATGGCCCATCAATCAAGCGCGTGGTGTGTTGTTCGggaatgcaataaaaatattgtggaAAAACGACATTTTTTCGGTTTCCAAAGGAACATGAAAggtataatgattttatttcatttattaattattattttttaaaacaagtataaatttacatattataaaatactattttgatatttctaaatgtatgtatattattatgtgcatgcatatgtatatattatgacaatatttctttacatttacaaatttaaataatatttacagatgGTTGCAATGGATACGTGCTTGTGAAAGATTAGATTTGGAACCAATGGGTGCAGAATATGGCCATCGCAATTACCGATTGTGCCGCTTACATTTTGAAGAAAAGTGGTACAAGATAAGTACGGGTAGAGCTCATCTTCAACCAGATGCACcaacaatattttttggaagAAAGTAAGCCcatacacattttataatgtataatcttttctattctaaataatgtggttttttatattcaatagtatattgtatattaaacaatatcaaacaatatttttgataatatacacattaattaataatattgcatataatttatagcaATGCGTATATTACAACATCAGCAAATGAAGAGATGGATGAAGAGCTACCTGAAGaagaaaatctttatattttacaacaagAGGAAACAAATAGGTActtaaatatctgaaaatatatttatctttctattataaatagtattttgttcttataattaactttttttaaacattttttatttagcaatGAAAAGTAATATTACACTAAAATGGTATGTTTCAGTGACTTACAGTCGAAATTATTCCCGCCTACAGAGCAGATGCCAAAATGTGATAAAGATGTCCATATTGCTAAGCTGTACgtatttgtatttacattatatacatacatatgtatttttataatatattatttcttttatacagttttttatAATCAGTCTGTAGATTTTGATTTAAACTTACAACTTATTACATTCCATTTTATGTttcatttctttcaaaaattgcATTCtgcatttaatataacaaaacataaataatattacgtgagagtaattgtatttataaaaacatttgtcttattttaacatgtctgcatatacatataaggaatacatgcatatataagataattttaaataaataaggttATCAATAGTCAAACTCCACCCCAGTCAAACTCCCCGCCTGGCAGTGTCCTCGAATCGGATCACGCAGGAGTATTAACGGCGATCGGCCGCGAGGCCTCACGCCACTCTGACACGCTTGGCTCTAGAACACCGTGACCGCCGGGGCACgaagccctcggggcacgcgctccgcctaaccgagtaagtaaggaaacgatgaaagtagtggtatttcaccggcgatgttgccatctcccaCTGATGCTACACCTATTCTACACTTATCCTTCCCAtctctatttaattataatattcaaatataagttttttaagattttataataaatatttggtttattttatttttatatttttttgttattgacATTTCTAAAAGTGTAATTAATACTTCAACTTTCATTTTAGAGTTTTACTATCtgttttttgttataatatatgt
Protein-coding regions in this window:
- the LOC139824304 gene encoding uncharacterized protein gives rise to the protein MGAEYGHRNYRLCRLHFEEKWYKISTGRAHLQPDAPTIFFGRNNAYITTSANEEMDEELPEEENLYILQQEETNSDLQSKLFPPTEQMPKCDKDVHIAKLQTPRLAVSSNRITQEY